A stretch of the Dehalococcoidia bacterium genome encodes the following:
- a CDS encoding RusA family crossover junction endodeoxyribonuclease, translated as MFEAELPYPPSINHYWRRVGFRTLISREGRRFRQRVLAILAARRVNPLSGPLAVEVDVYPPDRRRRDIDNVQKALLDALQHGGVYGDDSQVVRLAIVKCDPVEGGKTVVRVRCV; from the coding sequence ATGTTCGAGGCCGAGCTGCCCTACCCGCCGTCGATCAACCACTACTGGCGGCGGGTGGGGTTCCGCACCCTGATCAGCCGCGAGGGCCGCCGCTTCCGCCAGCGCGTGCTGGCGATCCTCGCGGCCCGGCGCGTCAACCCGCTGAGCGGACCGCTGGCGGTGGAGGTCGATGTCTACCCGCCCGACCGCCGGCGGCGCGACATCGATAACGTGCAGAAGGCCCTCCTCGACGCCCTCCAGCACGGGGGCGTCTACGGTGACGATAGCCAAGTCGTCCGGCTCGCCATCGTCAAGTGCGACCCCGTCGAGGGCGGGAAAACCGTGGTCCGCGTCCGGTGCGTCTGA
- a CDS encoding DUF669 domain-containing protein yields MADLRGFDANHVEPTSDFDPIPAGKYLAVITESEMKPNKANTGHFLQLTFQIVEGPYKNRYLWARLNLDNPNATAVQIARAELSAICRAVGVLAPNDSVELHNLPLVISVKCKKRDDTGEITNEIKGYTKKEALQPGTAGTQPSANSTPPWRRN; encoded by the coding sequence ATGGCTGACCTCCGTGGCTTCGACGCCAACCATGTCGAACCGACCAGCGACTTCGACCCGATCCCCGCCGGCAAGTACCTGGCCGTCATCACCGAGTCGGAGATGAAGCCGAACAAGGCCAACACGGGCCACTTCCTCCAGCTCACCTTCCAGATCGTCGAGGGGCCGTACAAGAACCGCTACCTGTGGGCGCGGCTCAACCTCGACAACCCGAACGCGACGGCGGTGCAGATCGCCCGCGCCGAGTTGTCCGCCATCTGCCGGGCCGTGGGCGTGCTGGCCCCCAACGACTCGGTCGAGCTGCACAACCTGCCCCTGGTCATCTCCGTGAAGTGCAAGAAGCGCGACGACACCGGCGAGATCACCAACGAAATCAAGGGCTACACGAAGAAGGAAGCCCTGCAGCCCGGGACGGCAGGCACGCAGCCGTCCGCCAACAGCACGCCGCCGTGGAGGCGCAACTGA
- a CDS encoding ATP-binding protein, whose protein sequence is MSLLARVQRGRTPKPPRLLVYGTEGIGKSTFAAGAPRPVFVQTEDGLDEIDCDKFPLATTYDEVLAALAGLRAEPHEYETVVIDSLDWLERMIWDKVCQESGAKSIEKADGGYAKGYTHALTYWREVVEHLNALRNTRGMVVVLIAHAKVEKFEDPESSPYDRYSPRLHKHASALVSEWCDAVLFATRKVRTQTEDAGFGRKRTIAHALGKDGGERVLRTVGGPSCIAKNRYGLTEDLPLSWAAFVAALSNHQPTQGANEHG, encoded by the coding sequence ATGAGCCTCTTGGCCCGCGTCCAGCGGGGCCGCACCCCGAAGCCGCCGCGACTGCTCGTCTACGGCACCGAGGGGATCGGCAAGTCCACCTTCGCGGCCGGCGCGCCCAGGCCGGTCTTCGTCCAGACCGAGGACGGCCTGGACGAGATCGACTGCGACAAGTTCCCCCTGGCGACCACCTACGACGAGGTCCTAGCCGCGCTGGCCGGGCTGCGGGCCGAGCCGCACGAGTACGAGACGGTCGTCATCGACAGCCTCGACTGGCTGGAGCGGATGATCTGGGACAAGGTCTGCCAGGAGTCCGGGGCCAAGAGCATCGAGAAGGCCGACGGCGGCTACGCCAAGGGCTACACGCACGCCCTGACCTACTGGCGCGAGGTCGTCGAGCACCTCAACGCGCTCCGCAACACGCGCGGCATGGTCGTCGTGCTGATCGCGCACGCCAAGGTCGAGAAGTTCGAGGACCCGGAGTCGTCGCCCTACGACCGCTACTCGCCGCGCCTGCACAAGCACGCCAGCGCGCTGGTCAGCGAGTGGTGCGACGCGGTGCTGTTCGCCACGCGGAAGGTCCGCACGCAGACGGAGGACGCCGGATTCGGCCGCAAGCGCACCATCGCCCACGCGCTGGGCAAGGACGGCGGCGAGCGCGTGCTGCGGACCGTCGGCGGCCCCTCGTGCATCGCCAAGAACCGTTACGGGCTGACCGAGGACCTGCCCCTGTCGTGGGCTGCCTTCGTCGCGGCCCTTTCCAACCACCAACCCACCCAAGGAGCGAACGAACATGGCTGA